In the genome of Phlebotomus papatasi isolate M1 chromosome 2, Ppap_2.1, whole genome shotgun sequence, one region contains:
- the LOC129801901 gene encoding 15-hydroxyprostaglandin dehydrogenase [NAD(+)]-like, whose amino-acid sequence MEILGKSVLITGGANGIGQAIAENLLASGIEKLAIVDIRMIEKDVLSLWRTEYPKCSMEFFPVDVTDMDSFRKAFHEGIEKFKKFDIVINSAGIFDEFDFEKMFKVNVCGVVNSCLLAIEPMRQDKGGSGGCVLNISSIAALNPVLAAPLYSATKQAVLTITSSFSEAFFFSRFGIYFHTLCPGATNTRLFTDSFDARCLFPEFAPEYHAAMAKYPIQDVQAVAIAALEILKDHRNGSVFVIDDGKIDSRQ is encoded by the coding sequence ATGGAGATCTTGGGAAAGAGTGTTCTCATCACGGGTGGAGCCAATGGCATTGGACAGGCCATTGCTGAAAATTTGCTGGCTTCAGGAATTGAAAAACTTGCTATTGTGGACATCCGGATGATTGAGAAGGATGTCTTGAGTTTGTGGAGAACAGAATATCCCAAGTGTTCTATGGAATTCTTCCCAGTGGATGTCACAGACATGGATAGCTTCAGAAAAGCCTTTCATGAAGGAATCGAAAAGTTCAAAAAGTTTGATATAGTGATCAATAGTGCTGGAATCTTCGATGAATTTGACTTCGAGAAGATGTTTAAAGTAAATGTCTGTGGTGTTGTAAACTCCTGCCTACTGGCCATTGAACCCATGCGCCAGGATAAAGGTGGATCTGGAGGATGTGTACTCAACATCTCTTCAATAGCCGCCCTAAATCCCGTCCTGGCTGCTCCTCTATACTCTGCCACAAAACAAGCAGTTCTCACAATCACCTCGAGCTTTTCCGAAGCCTTCTTCTTCTCTCGCTTCGGCATCTACTTCCACACTCTCTGCCCAGGAGCCACAAACACCCGACTCTTCACCGATTCCTTCGATGCTCGCTGTCTTTTTCCCGAATTTGCTCCCGAATATCATGCTGCAATGGCCAAATACCCCATCCAGGATGTTCAGGCTGTGGCCATAGCTGCCCTAGAGATACTCAAAGATCACAGGAATGGCAGTGTATTCGTCATTGACGATGGGAAAATTGATTCAAGACAGTGA
- the LOC129801903 gene encoding 15-hydroxyprostaglandin dehydrogenase [NAD(+)]-like: protein MLENSISVLITGGANGIGQAIAENLLASGIEKLAIVDIRMIEKDVLSLWRSEYPKYSMEFFPVDVTDMDSFRKAFHEGIEKFKKFDIVINSAGIFDEFDFEKMFKVNVCGVVNSCLLAIEHMRQDKGGSGGCVLNISSIAALKPVLAAPLYSATKQAVLTITSSFSEAFFFSRFGIYFHTLCPGATNTRLFTDSFDARCLFPEFAPEYHAAMAKYPIQDVQAVAKAALEILKDHKNGSVFVIDDGKIDSRQ, encoded by the exons atgcttgaaaattcgatt AGTGTTCTCATCACGGGTGGAGCCAATGGCATTGGACAAGCCATTGCTGAGAATTTGCTGGCTTCCGGAATTGAAAAACTCGCTATTGTGGATATCCGGATGATTGAGAAGGATGTCTTGAGTTTGTGGAGATCAGAATATCCCAAGTATTCTATGGAATTCTTCCCAGTGGATGTCACAGACATGGATAGCTTCAGAAAAGCCTTTCATGAAGGAATCGAAAAGTTCAAAAAGTTTGATATAGTGATCAATAGTGCTGGTATCTTCGATGAATTTGACTTCGAGAAGATGTTTAAAGTAAATGTCTGTGGTGTTGTAAACTCCTGCCTACTGGCCATTGAACACATGCGCCAGGATAAAGGTGGATCTGGAGGATGTGTACTCAACATCTCTTCAATAGCCGCCCTAAAACCCGTCCTGGCTGCTCCTCTATACTCTGCCACAAAACAAGCAGTTCTCACAATCACCTCGAGCTTTTCCGAAGCCTTCTTCTTCTCTCGCTTCGGCATCTACTTCCACACTCTCTGCCCAGGAGCCACAAACACCCGACTCTTCACCGATTCCTTCGATGCTCGCTGTCTTTTTCCCGAATTTGCTCCCGAATATCATGCTGCAATGGCCAAATACCCCATCCAGGATGTTCAGGCTGTGGCCAAAGCTGCTCTTGAGATACTCAAAGATCACAAGAATGGCAGTGTATTCGTCATTGACGATGGGAAAATTGATTCAAGACAGTGA
- the LOC129801894 gene encoding tyramine beta-hydroxylase, with amino-acid sequence MKTLLILATFFATFTFLRSSKIPMTKLHSHLLDSDTMKMSWLIDWHGEEVFFHVKNAFRGDDNWFYLGFSKRGEMTEADLCIFQLKNTLFNLATDTYISQDGGTIFKDVTQDCELLRIDDNSVAFKRRFNTCDPQDLKMHEGTMYIAWGRGQDDFDLTESIDKDTLHPLASGVTMIQLLRADKIVIPEKTVSNVEIVLDKVTIPNQETTYWCLVQKLPEFLWHKKHHVVQFEPIIAATSRPFVHHMEVFHCDTDPSVEVPTYNGDCLNAPSETKVCSKVSSLWAMGASTFTYPPETGLPIGGKDYNPYMRLEVHFNNPDLVNGTVDSSGMRLKIVSKLRKFDAAVMELGLEYTDKMAIPPGQVGFPLSGYCISECTKLALPPEGITIFGSQLHTHLRGVRVITRHFRGLRELNEINRDDFYSHHFQEIRQLRKKPVVKPGDALVTTCYYNTLEYRNTTLGGFSISDEMCVNYIHYYPATKLEVCKSAVSERTLSDYFRYMRKREHQKTDVKGARSDNYRAIQWTKPRVDILYTMYVREPLSMQCNQSDGHRFDGFDWEDAPITAVPFEIPYVRDGCSFRDFWTKPLVEGMCDLLGECIY; translated from the exons AAATCCCAATGACGAAGCTCCATTCGCACCTTCTGGACTCTGACACCATGAAGATGAGCTGGCTGATTGATTGGCATGGCGAAGAAGTCTTCTTCCACGTAAAAAATGCCTTCCGAGGGGATGACAATTGGTTCTATTTGGGTTTCTCCAAACGCGGAGAAATGACCGAGGCAGATTTGTGCATCTTTCAACTCAAAAATACCCTTTTCAATCTCGCAACAGACACCTACATTAGTCAAGATGGGGGAACAATCTTCAAAGATGTTACACAGGACTGTGAACTCCTGAGAATCGATGATAATTCAGTGGCTTTCAAGAGACGTTTCAACACGTGTGACCCCCAGGATCTCAAAATGCAC GAGGGAACAATGTACATCGCATGGGGACGTGGCCAGGATGATTTTGATCTCACAGAATCTATCGACAAggatactcttcatccactggcAAGTGGGGTAACAATGATTCAGCTTCTACGAGCAGATAAGATAGTTATACCTGAAAAAACGGTGTCAAATGTCGAAATTGTTCTCGATAAAGTAACAATACCCAATCAAGAAACTACATATTGGTGCCTCGTGCAAAAACTCCCAGAATTTCTGTGGCACAAAAAACATCATGTGGTGCAATTTGAACCCATTATTGCTGCCACAAGTCGACCATTTGTCCATCATATGGAGGTTTTTCATTGCGATACTGATCCCAGTGTAGAAGTCCCCACTTACAATGGAGATTGCTTGAATGCTCCGTCAGAAACAAAAGTATGCTCCAAGGTATCTTCTCTGTGGGCAATGGGTGCAAGCACATTCACATATCCTCCAGAAACTGGCCTACCAATTGGCGGAAAAGACTACAATCCCTATATGCGATTAGAAGTTCACTTTAACAATCCAGATCTTGTTAATGGAACAGTCGACAGTTCAGGAATGAGATTAAAGATTGtctcaaaattgagaaaattcgaTGCTGCTGTGATGGAACTTGGATTGGAATATACAGATAAAATGGCAATACCACCTGGACAAGTGGGATTCCCTTTAAGTGGTTACTGCATCTCTGAATGCACAAAACTTGCTCTCCCACCTGAAGGAATTACAATTTTTGGTTCTCAGCTTCACACTCATCTGAGAGGAGTTCGTGTTATTACCAGGCATTTTCGAGGACTCAGAGAATTGAATGAAATTAATCGGGATGATTTCTACTCGCATCACTTTCAGGAGATTCGACAACTACGAAAGAAACCTGTTGTTAAACCAGGAGATGCTTTAGTAACAACTTGTTACTACAACACTCTTGAGTACAGAAACACAACTTTAGGCGGATTTTCAATCAGTGATGAGATGTGTGTTAACTACATCCACTACTATCCTGCCACTAAGCTAGAAGTCTGCAAAAGTGCGGTATCTGAGAGGACACTATCAGACTATTTCAG GTACATGAGGAAGCGTGAACATCAGAAAACTGATGTTAAGGGTGCTCGTTCAGATAACTATCGAGCTATCCAATGGACAAAGCCTCGAGTTGATATTCTGTACACGATGTACGTGAGGGAACCCTTGAGTATGCAATGCAATCAATCGGATGGACACCGTTTCGATGGATTTGACTGGGAGGATGCTCCTATAACTGCTGTCCCCTTTGAAATACCATACGTTCGAGATGGCTGTTCTTTCCGCGATTTCTGGACAAAACCCCTCGTTGAAGGAATGTGCGATCTACTTGGAGAATGTATCTACTGA